In one Bradyrhizobium sp. 4 genomic region, the following are encoded:
- the rnd gene encoding ribonuclease D — protein MDLITTTADLAAACSRLAKHPVITVDTEFLRETTYYPLLCVVQMASAEEAIVIDTLAAGIDLKPFFELMANEAVLKVFHAARQDIEIIWHQAGIIPHPVFDTQVAAMVLGYGDSIAYDALVEKVTGHRPDKTHRFTDWSRRPLTKEQMHYAVSDVTHLRDVFAALDADLKKRRRSEWVSIEMEVLTSPKTYDFHPERAWERLKTRVRKPKDLAVLMEVAAWREQEAQSRDVPRGRVLRDEAVSDIATHAPNTIEKLANLRSVPKGFEKSKWGADIVAAVERGLARDHATLPKLEKPRNNNNGAAIVELLKVLLRMTAERHAVASKVIATVDDLEEIAADDEADVPALRGWRRELFGEAALKLKRGELALAVEKGRVIGVQRAE, from the coding sequence ATGGATTTGATTACCACCACCGCTGACCTTGCGGCTGCCTGCAGCCGGCTGGCCAAGCACCCCGTCATTACCGTCGATACCGAGTTCCTGCGCGAGACCACCTATTACCCGCTGCTGTGCGTGGTGCAGATGGCGAGCGCCGAGGAAGCGATCGTCATCGACACCCTGGCCGCCGGCATCGACCTCAAGCCGTTCTTCGAGCTGATGGCCAATGAGGCCGTGCTGAAGGTGTTCCACGCCGCCCGCCAGGACATCGAGATCATCTGGCATCAGGCGGGCATCATCCCGCACCCCGTGTTCGACACCCAGGTCGCGGCCATGGTGCTCGGCTACGGCGACAGCATCGCCTACGACGCGCTGGTCGAGAAGGTCACCGGGCACCGCCCGGACAAGACTCATCGCTTCACCGACTGGTCGCGCCGGCCGCTGACCAAGGAGCAGATGCACTACGCCGTGTCCGACGTCACGCATCTGCGCGACGTGTTCGCAGCGCTCGATGCCGACCTCAAGAAGCGCCGGCGCAGCGAATGGGTCTCGATCGAGATGGAGGTCCTGACCTCGCCCAAGACCTACGACTTCCACCCCGAGCGCGCCTGGGAACGGCTCAAGACGCGGGTGCGCAAGCCCAAGGACCTCGCAGTCCTGATGGAGGTCGCCGCCTGGCGCGAGCAGGAGGCGCAGAGCCGCGACGTGCCGCGCGGCCGCGTGCTGCGCGACGAGGCCGTCAGCGACATCGCCACCCACGCGCCGAATACGATCGAGAAGCTCGCAAACCTGCGCTCGGTGCCGAAGGGTTTTGAGAAATCCAAATGGGGCGCCGATATCGTCGCCGCGGTCGAGCGCGGGCTGGCGCGGGATCACGCCACGCTGCCGAAGCTGGAAAAGCCGCGCAACAACAACAATGGCGCCGCGATCGTCGAGCTGTTGAAGGTGCTGCTGCGCATGACCGCGGAGCGCCATGCGGTCGCCAGCAAGGTGATTGCAACCGTCGACGATCTCGAGGAGATCGCGGCCGACGACGAGGCCGACGTGCCGGCGCTACGCGGCTGGCGCCGCGAGCTGTTCGGCGAGGCCGCACTGAAACTGAAGCGCGGTGAGCTGGCGCTGGCGGTGGAGAAAGGCCGCGTGATCGGGGTTCAGCGGGCGGAATAG